A genomic window from Thunnus thynnus chromosome 12, fThuThy2.1, whole genome shotgun sequence includes:
- the LOC137193501 gene encoding multidrug and toxin extrusion protein 1-like, with protein MEDLGLKFVRQHGINRQSQADHVSVKDKDTLYTYGAKCLKRIKDWLPVDYKNEMIQLFKLAGPVFISLLMISLIGFVSIMFSGHLGETELAGVALAVVVINVTGISVGTGLASACDTLISQTYGSGNLKRVGIILQRGVLILLLGCFPCWAILINTEPILLAVKQSPDVARVSQQYVKIFMPALPAVFMYQLQRRYLQNQGIIWPQVITGVIGNVLNVIINYILLYTLDLGVVGSAAANAISQSSLAVILYIYIRWTGLHKTTWYGWSLDCLQEWGLFTQVAIPSMLMICLEWWMFEMGGFLAGVISEVELGAQSVVYQIVSVTFTFPMGFSIAASVHVGNALGAGNVDQAVASGKIAIICAFAVSCFVGIILGLCKDVIGYIFTTEKEIVQRVADVMIIYVFLNPAKAIAGVTGGIVRGAGKPKIGAICTVLGYYCIGFPVGLSLMFAGKMGIVGLWLGLFICVTLQSIFFIIFLCKLNWRKASEEALVRAGVQAAEKKEVLEMRNMGHALAAWRETQINIISSNLSFEEGNSNLQVLGPGHDGTASAPVPQPLLVRQLVLRRGLTLLFMVLILVGGICTSELLIKLLKKPI; from the exons ATGGAGGATTTAGGTCTAAAGTTTGTCCGTCAACATGGAATAAACAGACAGAGTCAAGCAGACCATGTGTCTGTTAAAGACAAAGATACTTTATATACTTATGGTGCAAAGTGTCTGAAGCGCATCAAGGACTGGCTCCCAGTGGATTACAAGAATGAAATGATTCAACTTTTCAAACTAGCAGGACCTGTG TTCATTTCGCTGCTGATGATCTCTCTCATCGGTTTTGTCAGCATAATGTTCAGTGGTCATCTGGGGGAAACTGAGCTTGCAGGCGTGGCATTAGCAGTAGTG GTTATTAACGTAACTGGTATTTCAGTTGGCACTGGATTGGCATCGGCCTGTGATACACTCATATCTCAG ACGTATGGGAGTGGAAACCTCAAGCGTGTGGGAATCATTCTCCAAAGAGGTGTTTTGATTCTGCTCCTGGGCTGCTTTCCCTGCTGGGCAATCCTCATCAACACGGAGCCCATCCTACTCGCTGTCAAACAAAGCCCAGACGTCGCACG AGTTTCGCAGCAGTATGTGAAGATCTTCATGCCTGCTCTGCCA GCTGTCTTCATGTATCAGTTGCAGAGGAGGTATCTACAGAATCAG GGTATTATCTGGCCTCAGGTGATAACTGGAGTCATTGGGAATGTTCTCAATGTAATTATCAACTACATCCTCCTCTACACGCTGGATCTGGGTGTTGT TGGATCTGCAGCAGCGAATGCTATCTCACAGTCATCTCTGGCTGTCATCCTGTACATTTACATTCGCTGGACGGGGTTACACAAAACGACATGGTATG GTTGGTCGCTGGACTGTCTGCAGGAATGGGGTCTGTTCACACAGGTGGCCATTCCCAGCATGCTTATGATCTGTCTCGAGTGGTGGATGTTTGAAATGGGAGGATTCCTGGCTGGTGTGATCAGTGAGGTTGAGCTGGGAGCTCAGTCGGTTGTTTATCAGATAGTCTCTGTTACATTTACG TTCCCAATGGGATTTTCAATAGCTGCCAGTGTGCACGTTGGGAATGCTCTTGGTGCTGGAAATGTAGATCAGGCTGTTGCGTCTGGAAAGATCGCCATCATCTGTGCAT TTGCAGTCTCGTGCTTTGTTGGAATTATTCTTGGATTATGTAAGGATGTGATTGGTTACATCTTTACAACTGAAAA AGAAATTGTTCAGCGGGTTGCTGATGTCATGATCATATATGTGTTCCTCAATCCTGCAAAAGCGATTGCG GGTGTCACAGGGGGCATTGTACGAGGAGCAGGGAAACCAAAAATTGGGGCCATCTGTACCGTGTTGGGATATTACTGCATCGGCTTTCCTGTTGGACTGTCCCTGATGTTTGCTGGCAAAATGGGCATCGTAG GACTGTGGTTGGGGCTTTTCATTTGTGTCACTCTACAATCCATATTCTTTATCATTTTCCTGTGTAAACTAAATTGGAGAAAGGCCTCAGAAGAG GCGCTGGTGAGAGCAGGAGTCCAGGctgcagaaaagaaagaagtttTAGAAATGAGAAACATGG GACATGCCCTTGCTGCTTGGAGAGAGACCCAGATAAACATCATTTCATCTAATCTGAGTTTTGAAGAGGGAAACTCAAACCTGCAGGTGCTCGGTCCAGGCCATGATGGGACAGCCAGTGCTCCAGTACCACAGCCTCTGTTGGTCAGGCAGCTGGTGTTGCGTCGTGGTCTGACGTTGCTGTTCATGGTTCTCATCCTTGTTGGTGGGATCTGCACCAGCGAGCTGCTCATCAAACTACTGAAAAAaccaatataa
- the LOC137193502 gene encoding multidrug and toxin extrusion protein 1-like translates to MEDLGLKFVRQHGINRQSQADHVSVIYKDTLYTYGAKCLKRIKDWLPVDYKNEMIQLFKLAGPVFISLLMISLIGFVSTVFSGHLGETELAGVALAVAVINVTGISVGTGLASACDTLISQTYGSGNLKRVGIILQRGVLILLLGCFPCWAILINTEPILLAVKQSPDVARVSQQYVKIFIPALPAVFMYQLQGRYLQNQGIIWPQVITGVIGNVLNVIINYILLHTLDLGVVGSAAANAISQSSLAVILYIYIRWTGLHKATWYGWSLDCLQEWGLFTQVAIPSMLMICLEWWMFEMGGFLAGVISEVELGAQSVVYQIVSVTFTFPMGFSVAASVHVGNALGAGNVDQAVASGKIAIICAFAVSCFVGIILGLCKDVIGYIFITEKEIVQRVADVMIIYVFFNPAEAIAGVTGGIVRGAGKPKIGAICNVLGYYCIGFPVGLSLMFAGKMGIVGLWLGLFICVTLQSIFFIIFLCKLNWRKASEEALVRAGVQAAEKKEVLEMRNMGHALSAWRESQINIISSNLSFEEGNSNLQVLGPGHDGTASAPVPQPLLVRQLVLRRGLTLLFMVLILVGGICTSELLIKLLKKPI, encoded by the exons ATGGAGGATTTAGGTCTAAAGTTTGTCCGTCAACATGGAATAAACAGACAGAGTCAAGCAGACCATGTGTCTGTTATTTACAAAGATACTTTATATACTTATGGTGCAAAGTGTCTGAAGCGCATCAAGGACTGGCTCCCAGTGGATTACAAGAATGAAATGATTCAACTTTTCAAACTAGCAGGACCTGTG TTCATTTCGCTGCTGATGATCTCTCTCATCGGTTTTGTCAGCACAGTGTTCAGTGGTCATCTGGGGGAAACTGAGCTTGCAGGCGTGGCATTAGCAGTAGCG GTTATTAACGTAACTGGTATTTCAGTTGGCACTGGATTGGCATCGGCCTGTGATACACTCATATCTCAG ACGTATGGGAGTGGAAACCTCAAGCGTGTGGGAATCATTCTCCAAAGAGGTGTTTTGATTCTGCTCCTGGGCTGCTTTCCCTGCTGGGCAATCCTCATCAACACGGAGCCTATCCTACTCGCTGTCAAACAAAGCCCAGATGTCGCACG AGTTTCGCAGCAGTATGTGAAGATCTTCATTCCTGCTCTGCCA GCTGTCTTCATGTATCAGTTGCAGGGGAGGTATCTACAGAATCAG GGTATTATCTGGCCTCAGGTGATAACTGGAGTCATTGGGAATGTTCTCAATGTAATTATCAACTACATCCTCCTCCACACGCTGGATCTGGGTGTTGT TGGATCTGCAGCAGCGAATGCTATCTCACAGTCATCTCTGGCTGTCATCCTGTACATTTACATTCGCTGGACGGGGTTACACAAAGCGACATGGTATG GTTGGTCGCTGGACTGTCTGCAGGAATGGGGTCTGTTCACACAGGTGGCCATTCCCAGCATGCTTATGATCTGTCTCGAGTGGTGGATGTTTGAAATGGGAGGATTCCTGGCTGGTGTGATCAGTGAGGTTGAGCTGGGAGCTCAGTCGGTTGTTTATCAGATAGTCTCTGTTACATTTACG TTCCCAATGGGATTTTCAGTAGCTGCCAGTGTGCACGTTGGGAATGCTCTTGGTGCTGGAAATGTAGATCAGGCTGTTGCGTCTGGAAAGATCGCCATCATCTGTGCAT TTGCAGTCTCGTGCTTTGTTGGAATTATTCTTGGATTATGTAAGGATGTGATTGGTTACATCTTTATAACTGAAAA AGAAATTGTTCAGCGGGTTGCTGATGTCATGATCATATATGTGTTCTTCAATCCCGCAGAAGCGATTGCG GGTGTCACAGGGGGCATTGTACGAGGAGCAGGGAAACCAAAAATTGGGGCCATCTGTAACGTGTTGGGATATTACTGCATCGGCTTTCCTGTTGGACTGTCCCTGATGTTTGCTGGCAAAATGGGCATCGTAG GACTGTGGTTGGGGCTTTTCATTTGTGTCACTCTACAATCCATATTCTTTATCATTTTCCTGTGTAAACTAAATTGGAGAAAGGCCTCAGAAGAG GCGCTGGTGAGAGCAGGAGTCCAGGctgcagaaaagaaagaagtttTAGAAATGAGAAACATGG GACATGCCCTTTCTGCTTGGAGAGAGTCCCAAATAAACATCATTTCATCTAATCTGAGTTTTGAAGAGGGAAACTCAAACCTGCAGGTGCTCGGTCCAGGCCATGATGGGACAGCCAGTGCTCCAGTACCACAGCCTCTGTTGGTCAGGCAGCTGGTGTTGCGTCGTGGTCTGACGTTGCTGTTCATGGTTCTCATCCTTGTTGGTGGGATCTGCACCAGCGAGCTGCTCATCAAACTACTGAAAAAaccaatataa